In a single window of the Anguilla rostrata isolate EN2019 chromosome 6, ASM1855537v3, whole genome shotgun sequence genome:
- the tmem244 gene encoding transmembrane protein 244 isoform X1 gives MVNKLVQVSLQAQTEEKHFVPPNPSSKPGLQARCCGTTLIKRHGQMSIKTKIVDTRGVLQNLLICFLSFYSVYYIIVSLCIGVLRVNDVDTLLAPFDYTTQPSWQNPKYLVSVISTELTFIVAGLMFAWIVEEWVWDYAITITLIHVGLTMWVMSDFPSSEHWWITLGCGLLMMIFGGQLLAYKLFRNNFVYPAELQNF, from the exons ATGGTGAACAAACTTGTGCAAGTGTCTTTACAAGCCCAGACAGAAGAAAAGCATTTTGTTCCTCCAAACCCATCCAGCAAACCTGGTCTGCAAGCAAG GTGTTGCGGGACCACTCTGATAAAGCGTCATGGACAGATGTCAATCAAGACCAAGATTGTCGACACACGG GGTGTTCTCCAGAACTTGCTGATATGTTTTCTGTCGTTTTATTCTGTGTACTACATCATTGTGAGTTTGTGTATAGGAGTACTCAG AGTAAATGATGTTGATACACTTCTGGCACCCTTCGactacacaacacaaccatCATGGCAAAATCCGAAATATTTAG TGAGTGTGATTTCCACGGAACTGACGTTCATTGTGGCCGGCCTCATGTTCGCATGGATTGTGGAGGAGTGGGTGTGGGACTACGCCATCACCATCACATTGATACACGTCGGCTTAACAATGTGGG TAATGTCAGATTTCCCATCATCAGAACATTGGTGGATCACTTTAG GTTGTGGACTGCTGATGATGATCTTCGGGGGACAACTTCTGGCCTATAAGCTGTTCAGGAATAATTTTGTGTATCCAGCTGAACTCCAAAACTTCTAa